Sequence from the Ziziphus jujuba cultivar Dongzao chromosome 9, ASM3175591v1 genome:
AAGCGCGGCAACGGAAGGTCACCGGAAGCCGGAATGGCGGTGGGGGAGAGAAATTGGGTTTGTACGAGAAGAACAGAGAGCTAGGGTTCGAAGCAAACATTCGGCGAAATGAAGGACTATgaaaatgtatatgtatatgtatatatatatatatatatatatagttgcagggaaaaaaagaaaaaaaaaaaaaaaactgtaagaATTGGTCGGAGGAAGAGGGTTGaagaagagagaggaagagaaagaaaacggaaatgtatttgtttatttatttttatatatatagattgcgGCTGGTCACAGTGGACATCGCTGTTTGGTGATGTGGTTCTTGTCAAAACCTCAAATCCTCAAAGCCTTACTTTTGGTGTTCCACGAACCACCTCCACgattgggcttttttttttttttttgggaataacaCAGCACTAATTCAATCCTccaaacaacaaaataataaaatccagCTAAGAAatagatcaaatttttttttgttctttttttaattgaaatctATAATTTGTAGATTGCACATGAATAaataacctttttctttttttttggcccctaaaataaaaatgacacTTACCAGGCATGggaaatgataattaatattctaATTATCTCATCTTATGGGGATTGTAAAATGTTAGTTCAAATGCCACTCTCTTAGTCATGATAAGTATTAtggtattaaaaataaaaaaatacaatgttaGAGAAGAAAATAGGCACAGAAAACACTCGGATCTTCCTAAACTAAACTAGTATCAAAATGGGGTTCATAGATATCTCTATGCAATCTTCTCTCCAAGCCATCCAtttctgttaaaaaaatttctattctAGGCTTGAACACCTTCTTTTACATCCTAACAGAAAGAGAGGTACACATGGGGTTTCTTTCTCATCCTTTCATGAGCTTTAGCTTGTTCTACATCctacaaatatgaaatataaattgtCATCAGTTTGTAATCAAGTTCATGGAATAAATGGAGAAAACTACTAATGCATTCTCAGCAGAAGAAAATTTTTAGTAGGAGACATAAGGATCGGCTTGGAAagaatcaatttatatataggtGTGTCCAACAAAACTAGAAAGTAATTAAGATGGATGATGTTTTTACTGAATGCTTAagccttttttgttttctagctCGCTAGGAATATGACCATTGAGCTTGTTATCTTGGAGGAATCTGTTAATTAAGTACAAGACAGCAAAATATTTGTTAGCTGTGTGttgtaaagttttgaaaaataataatgtttaattAGTAAGTAAACTCACATTTCTCGGATTTCTGGAAGTTGGCCTAGTGATTGAGGAACCTTTCCTTCAAATTGATTATCCTCCAAATGCCTTCATTAgattaaccaaaaaaacaaaaaatttctaaGTTTTTTAGCTAAAGGAAAAGccaacaataaacaaatagtgacccaaaaaaaaacaaaaaaaaaaattgtaaggaAGAATTATTGACTTTCATTATCAACATACAAAGTCTGTAGCTCCTTCAATGATCCTAATTCAGGAATGTTGCCTGAGAGTTTGTTCCCACCAAGCCAACTATGTTGCACATAATTTcgattaatatacatatatatataccatttgtcaaataataataataccaggAAGAAACTAATCTGATAGCATAGATAGCAATGGCACAATAATTACTCACAGATGGTTGAGTGCAGTTAAATTGGCTACATCAGGAGGTAGCAACCCAGGCATCCTCATGCCAGTTAAGTTTCTTCACATAAAATAGGAAAAACATTAAGACACCCAAATTTTGATCTAAGTtgcatattattaaaaaaaaaaaaaatcattaataacctaagaataatttataattaattgtcaTATAAATTATTGACAATGAATACTTGGTCTGCTACAATCTAGAAAAATGAACTTACACAGCAACAACTCGAATATGTTCCCCATAAGAACATGTAACCCCAGTCCATGAATTCTCTTTAGGCAAGCACGGATCACCGCTCCAATCTGGCGGTGGGCTGTTAAACTTTCTTGCCAACTCTTCCATTGCAGCCACTGCAAAACACCAAAAGCAAAACTACTGGTTTAAATCAGGCAACTTAGCAAGAGggacaaaccaaaaaaaaaaaaaaaaaaaaaaaaaaaaaagaactccgTAAAATAGCAATAGCAGTGGAAAGTTACCATCTCTGGTGAGTGTTTTTCCACCAAGAGGTATAATCTGAAAGATCTCACCGGCATTGATCACTGGTCCAACTGGTATCGCACTTGCAGGAGTTAGGACTATTTCATTCTGCCCAGACAGAGGCCATTGATTTGAATATACTGTGACTCCATTGGTTGTAACATTTAGATCAAGGAAGAAATTCTTCCCATTAAGAAAAACATCAAACACTCTCCAACTATACGGGCTTGGACTCCGGTTGTCCTGGAAATAGAGTGAAATATAGTACATGGCACTTGGGAGAGACGTGGGAGGCCATTCTATTTTCAGTGTCTTTCCCCTGCTCGTTGTGATTGCATTGTGGAATGCCTTTGCTGGTGGAACATTCCAAAAGTCTGATGGAGTTATATTGGAATGGCTTTCGACAACCGGGTTCGAGTCCTTAAATGGATGCCACATTCTGTTGTATTTGTCATCTGGAAAGCTGTatgttcatttgtttttttttttttaaaaaaaaaaaaaaaaaaaaatccaacatatTAGAGTTTCTtaggaaaagagaaaaactaATTCGTACCCTTTAGACATCTTAATAAAATCCCACAAGctatcaaattaataattaacaaagaaaaaggaggaaactggaaagaaaaatgatattaaaacaGAGGTGGTGAAGTTTGGCATTTACGTAATAGAATCACCATCATCACCAAAGGTGCTTCTTGCCACAGTAACAAGAGCATATTTACTAAAATCTGTGGAGTTATACAATGAATCATCCATGTACTCCAACTCTAAAGCCGATATAAAAGGGCTGGACTTTGTATCTTCGTTCCTAGCGAGGCACAAACTGAGTGTTTTCCCCAAAGCCATAACCATAACCTCATAATAGGAGCCGAGTCCATTGGCATAGTCTTCGGTGGTATTGACGACGCCCCATTTAGTCCCTTCCACAATCTGATCGAACACCGGCGGCTCTTGTCCTCCGTCGAAACCTCCATAGTAGTACGTCGTCCTCACGAGGTATTTCCCTCCTTTGATCACAGGGATCACATAGCAATATTTACGTGCAGAATCGTTGGGGAAATACCGCAATGTGGATAAAATGGACACAAGGTTTGGCGTTTTCAAGGATGTAATGTTTCCTACATTTATGAATCCCTCATCGGTTGTGAATTTCAGGTCTCCTATACTTGAACCGTTTTTTTCACCAGCACCACAGTCTAGGAGATAACCTGCATGAAATGCACCTATTtgccttcatatatatatatatatatatatatatatgtatgtatgcatgtattTCATATAAGGATACAAcatgtgaatatttgaaattgggtAAGATTGATtagaaattaaaagtaaatgaaaaatcaaattttcccATCAAGCAAAACaaccaaacaaaatcaaataggatatataagaaaattaatgaattattataattttttgttttctttcttggaAAAATGTGAATTGAGGAAATCTGAATGTTAATAGATGATGATTATGACAAGGAAATGTAAAAGAGAATGATAAATTTGTGTTAATTGTATTGGTGTTGGGGGCACCTCTAGGATCAGCTTGAGAATGAACAAAGAAAGGGATGTTGACGACCCATAAGAGGAAGATGATGAGGGACATATTACCAGAAAGAGTTGGAATTGAAAAGtagtttttttagttttttctttttttttttttttttttaagagagagAAATGGTGGAAGGGGAATGAATAGGGCAGAGCATTGTTGGGGTTTTAGAAGGGTTTGACACGTGATCAAGGGCTGAATTTCCATATAGAAATAGAATTGAGAACCAGTGGACATTCTTTGActtggtcaaaaaaaaaaaaaaaagactaattttccTTTTACAGATtggaaaaatacataaaatatttatgttgtttttatcaaaagcaaaaatattaataattttttattggatgACATTGGACTTCTTCTGTTGCCCAATTAATGCACTGTTACATGTAATTCACAGTATATTTCATGACAAAcaatcaaatattataaattgtctGATTAAGACTAATAAAATACTTtccatggatatatatatatatatatatatatagtctttgcTTACTTGGCAAATTAATTTcgatattttgattttgtagCAACTCTGCTTTTTATTTTGACAATTACAATTGAAAATATCTGCATAATCTTTGATtttgtactcttttttttttttttaattctatattttttctaAGTTACCATTTGTGATTTTGTATGATGACACCTTAAggatttgtgaaaaaaataaataagtaaagaaacaaatcaacatatatatatatatatatatatattttttttttttcattttgcaataACAAACAAATCAACAAATTACTTTGTAATTAGGGCGTTGGGATAATGAAGCATCATGTAACGTATATCTaacttataataaaatattgttgcAATAATCAGTGGCGGACTCAGAAATTTTTTGTAAGAGGCACCATTACATAGTCAAgcattgattattttttaatatgtagtttgaagaaataataacatagaaaaaaaaattgtaacaaatttAGTTAATTAGAGTATtcaggaaaataatatttttttaaggaaaagaaaaatatgatttaGAGCTAGGCTAACAAATCCCTTTTATCAATGTATGTTAGAACATGATCCTTTGATGAtcatgaaataaatattttatttataagtatTTCTCCATAGTTATTCTGAATTTAAGATATATTTAACTATATAAAACTAATGGCAAAAGTAAAGcaagaaaaacgaaaaacaataaataaaattttcataataaaatcaaaagtttACATAAATTTCTATATAGAACCAAAAGgtaattaaatagatattatcttttttaaaagaaaatatttctaattttaattataaatttatttttctattaagtagaaattaaataaatataatataacaaagaAATTGCTATTAACTATTACAAGAATAAAATCTAAAAGTATAACAAAATATAAGTGTATAAgagacagggcacaacaatgcGAAAAAGGATAAATTAGTAAAATAggtaaacaaaatttttaaaaaaatataaaggatTAAAATTTGAGGGTGGCCACGGATTCTACTTGGGTtggcaataataaaatatgtccctttaaagataatttagtgtctttatttaaaaaatataatataatggcTAAACTATAATTTTATAATGATTCTGGATTTAAAATTTCCATTCcaataacatatataaataataatataatataaaaatattgaaaagatcATAAATGCTTAGTACAACTACAGTAAGGCCATGTAGAAGTTTACCAAATAAAGTATGGCTTGAAAATTCATTTAtggatttataaaataatataaagtatATGCACACCTATAACCATTTGACTATGAAAATCAACTTATTATCaagtttcttattttttttattttttttttgggtaactcaacatatgattaagtttttaaaatacaaactatgaccaaaaaaaagaaaaaaaatttgaatacattccccaaaaaagaaataagtcATGTATTGAATTTTTAACTAATGAGGAGAAATGGATaggcaaaaattaattaaatttgtaaaaaataatgtaaataatataaGATGTATAAAAAcataagtaaaaaatattaaatttaaaatttaatgaatttaaaatgagttataatttttaaaaaatttaatcaattattatagaattttataaactttataaaaaatttataaaaatccaacaacattttaatttatatttataatttttttcataattttaattttaaaaatattttaaatttattaaaactcatcattttttaaaacttttttacatatttgtatattttaaaattttttaataaaattttaatagattttaatagattttataaaatttattaaaatttaaattgaatataatcaaacttttataaattttttaaaaatttaaattaaacctttaaacttttaaatatttttaaaatttgttcacttttaaattaatacacacaaaaaattttgtaagggtaaataaaatattttctcagaaaaaaaaaagataaaaataaaataaaataatatggggCGTAATCGGACGGCCGACAGTCCATTCCATGCTGCTGAAGAGTCAGTTGGAAAACATCGTTAAAACAAGCAGCAACAGAAACAATACAGCAGCAACACTGAATACTTTCTCTAAAATTCTAGCTTTTCCTACCTTGTTAATTCCTCTTCCACCAACTTGGTCCAAAGTTCAAAAATGTTTTGGTTCTGAAAGAAACGGAGTTTGGAACCGAATAATTGATAAGTAAACAGCAAAATCTGAGAACTTGAAGAAGCAGGAATAATGAAGGTTTTCGAGGTCAATGGAAGCACTCTTGCTCTTTCCCTCTTCACCGATGTCTCCAACTCCAAGTAATCTCTCTTTGCCCTAATTTTCTGTTTTGGTTCTCAGGAATGAAATTAGAAGAACCCAATAATGGAGAAACATACTATATCGGAGAACAAATGAAAAAGTTCAATTATTTAACCTTTTTGAACATTATTTGGATTAGAATTTCTCTCtaggtctcttttttttttttttttttttttgtgcttgtTTTTCCCGCTATTTTTTCTTTGCCATTAAGGAGGTTAGGCGTCAATTCTTTGTGTTTATGAGTATTTTGGATATTTTCATTTGTGAAATAAAAACTTGAATTTTATTCCTTATCTATTTTTCCCCTTCCATGATTTTTGCACTTGTAAGTATAATGAAATAATATGGATTTCttgtattaataaaaaaaaaaaaaaaaaaaaggctgtcTAAAGATTGTGTTTTGGTAATGTATTCTGAGAGAGCTTAGAATGAGCGATGTTGGGGTTTAAGTTTGTACTGGTCTCTTACAAGATTAGGCACATTTTAGATGAAAAAGTTGGAGAACTGGAACTTTGTAGGGTGGACCTTTCGTGGAAGTAAGAGGGGCTTTTGACAATGTATTGGGTGCTTTGCAAGGAAGAAAGGCGAACAGATGAAGAAACTTTGAAAATGTACTTATTATCAATTCTCAGCTTAGAATTTTACTCTGGGCCCGTTATAACTGTtgataatatatgaaaaataagtgAAATAAAGTTAGATCTATGGTCCATGGCCAAAATAACCATCTCAGGGTTTTTGGTCCTCATTTTCTAAAACTACAAAAGCCCTGAAACCTGTTTTTCTCAGTTATTTCTAGGCACCAaccaattttgaaatataaagtCCAAAACTGAGTAATGTGGCCAAGAGTGATTCAGCTCTATATTGGCAATTGTAGTAAGTTCTTTGACAGTAAAATGAAGAACATAGTTCTTTTATCAAATGTTAATAACATATTATTGTGATAGATGTTAGACTATTAAATGATGTAGTCCTATTGCCCCATGTGGCTTTCTTTTGAGTTGTGATGATGTGGTCCCCTATTTGTCAATTTGAGATGTGGGTTTAGCTTCTAAAGGTTGTCAGATATGGTTATTCcatatctgaattttttttgcCTAACTGCTACTCAGTAGTATGAAAGCATATGTCAGATTTGCATATCAGGTGAGCAGTATCTGGTACCTGCTGGAAACTAGGTAACAATGATCTACTACCAAGTTAAAATATGACATTTCTCCCAAATGTACAAGTTGGAAACTAAACCATATGTAGATTCTGTAGCTTACTCTAGATATGGAAGGGATGGCTTTAGCCTCTCTAGTTAACCAAAGAAGCATGTTACGAAACTTTTAAACCATTTAAAGCAGAGTGCATCCACAAGGTTACCATAAAATATGATATACTCATTTCCAAGTGTATTACAAGTCTTGCGAACTGGGGGTTTAGCCTCTCTATGGTACTTTTTATTGGAAATTGTTCACTGTCTGTGAGAATGATACAAAGTGCTCGGAAACGTACAACATTACAAGCTTGTGATAGAATCAAAATGCCTAATAAACTCATTATCTTGCAGGGATCTTCTTGATTCCATGCAAACTGGAACGCTGGAACCAGAAGTTGCTTTTCTCAATGCTTCACTTGTAATCTCTTACATGCTTATCTTACCCTAAATATTCAATGTCAACAATTTCAATGCCTTTTGTTGGGCTGCATTTTTGTCAGCTTTCTCCAATTTAACTTTTATACACTTTGGAACAGATCCCAGATGTTTTCCCTGTGCTAGCAGCTGCGCACAAGTCCCTTATAGCCAAGGCACGGGATTCTCTGACAACACGTACTCTTCATTCTGAGCTTGTTTACAATTACTCCGGATCTAAGCATGTAAAACTTTGGCCATTTAACTATCATCTATATGGTTTTGTTTCCTCTGGCTTGAAAATGGATAACCTTTGGCTTTTTGATGATAACTAGATCACAGAATCCTTAAAAAGATGTGGCATCTCGGAATGTTCAACTTATGTGCTTGCTGCTCGATTCAATGCTTCTCCTGAAGAGGTGAGATTACAGTGTTGTGAATAATGCAGCAAATCGATCCTTGTATTTTGCTTCACTGAGATTTTAAAATGTCAGCAATGTGATTTTAACAACATTTGGTGTTATTGTACCAGATGAAGGCTGTAGAGAAACTTATCAATGGGAAAGAGATTGACTTGGAGGAGTTGAGAGGAAGAGCAGACAATGCCCAAATACAAAAGGTTTGTGTCTTAAATCTATCAATATCTATGTATGAGTTTTCATCCCATTAACATGCTGTTTTTAGCATTATTTACCAATGAGTTGTTATTTTGCAGCACTATAAGATATCTGGGCTGGAACTGGGAATATCGTCACTTGCCGATGCTATTACATGTCGGATTGCTGCCCGTGATGCCATGTGAGATGATAGAGTTGCTATCTGTTTATTTCCACATTTACTGTTAGATTAGGTGTAGGTGTTTTGAAGATTAACTGTAGAATCTAAAATGTGAgttatatatagatttcaatggGAAGGAAAAATATTCCCTTTGGTCTGGCTCATTCTATTAGCTCCTGTGTTcgtgaaaattttatttggaaagaaGGGATCGTATATGTATGccattttttcctatttttttttattattttgttttttggagcATGTCTGAGAAGGTAGTTTGCTAGAATTGTTCTTCTAGGAATTTAAACTCCGCAAAACAACTGGATACTCGGGTACAGACACGTTGTGTACCGGGGAAATTACCGTGTGAAAGAGTGCGTATCCGGGTGGTTTTAAATAGCTAATCCTTTTTCTTGTCTACGAAGAAAGAGATGGGGTGCGAGACGTGCGGCATATCAACGCTAACTGGTTGTAGCCGGTAACATTCTCACTGAAATCATCAGACTCGATTATGAGTTCgagaaaaatctaaaataaataaatttaatttaagtcTAAGCAAATTAGGCATGataaattaaatgatatattattacattgaacaaagagaaaattctAAAGCTTATTATTTGAGATTAAGTAtcttattcttaaaaaaaaaaaaaaaaaaaagggaaaccgGCGGTAGCCGGTTAAGACTGTTCCTTTATAAAAGCGCTAACAAACTGTACCTCTCACATCGGATCAACCTCCAaagcaaaatattcaaaaacatttTGGCACTCTTCTCTCAGAAATCGTTGACACAATCTTTTTGTCTATCACTGTCTTTTTAGCTCTGAAAATTCAAAATCCACAAGCAATGGGGACCTCTCAGAGCCGCGAGGACTATATCTCAGACTCCGATGActacaaagaagaagaagaagacgaagaagaagaagaagaggaggaggaccAATACGCTGACGCTGAGGCTCACCAAGTAACTCCTCATTTTGCTTCGGcatccaaatccaaatccaaaaccCTAACCTCCCTCGACGATGTCGATGCCAAGCTCAAAGCCCTCAAGCTTAAGTACGGTTCTCCCTGTCCTTCTCcgtctccttcttcttcttcgaacCCTAATTCGAAGAACGCCGTGAAGCTCTACCTTCACATCGGCGGCAACACTCCCAAGGCTAAGTGGATCGTCTCCGAGAAGCTTACCTACTACGCTTTCATCAAGACCTCCAATTTTGACGCTGAAAATGacgaggatgatgatgatgatgaatcgGACGGTAAGGGACAGTCCTCGTGGGTTTTGAAGGTCGGTTCCAAGGTTCGAGCTAGGGTTTCGACCGAGATGCAATTGAAAATGTTCGGCGATCAGCGGCGCATCGATTTCGTGTGCAAAGGTGTTTGGGCTCTGAAATTCTTGACCGACGAGCAGTACCGGAGATTCGTGACCGAATTTCAGGACTGCTTGTTTGAGAATGTGTACGGAATTAAAGCGACGGAGGAAAATAAGGTCAAAATTTATGGGAAGGAGTTTCTAGGGTGGGTTAAGCCGGAAGCTGCGGACGACTCTATGTGGGAAGATGCAGAGGATGAGCTTGGAAAGAGTCCCGGGCCGGCGACGCCTCTGCGGTCCAACCAGGACTTGTTGGAGGAGTTCGAGGAGGCTGCGAATGGTGGGGTACAGAGCTTGACTCTTGGTGCTTTGGATAATAGCTTCTTGGTGAACGATAGTGGCGTTCAGGTTTATAGGAATTTGAGACATGGGATTCATGGGAAAGGTGTTTGTGTGAAATTCGATGGTGGGAATTCTAGGGGAAGTTCAAGTTTAAGCGAATCGACCCCCAAAAAGGCACTCCTTATGAGGGCCGAGACTAATATGCTCCTAATGAGTCCATTGAAGGATGGGAAACCACACGGCAGAGGGCTTCAGCAGCTTGATATCGAAACGGGGAAGATTGTGACGGAGTGGAAGTTTGAGAAGGATGGCACGGATATTACGATGAGAGATGTCACGAATGATACGAAAGGGTCACAATTGGATCCCTCAGAGTCGACGTTTTTGGGGTTGGATGATAATAGGCTCTGTCAGTGGGATATGCGTGATAGGAGTGGAATGGTTCAGAATATTGCTGCTGCGAGTTCGCCAGTCTTGCATTGGAACCAGGGTCATCAGTTTTCGCGAGGGACAAATTTTCAGTGCTTTGCA
This genomic interval carries:
- the LOC107410094 gene encoding protein CYPRO4 → MGTSQSREDYISDSDDYKEEEEDEEEEEEEEDQYADAEAHQVTPHFASASKSKSKTLTSLDDVDAKLKALKLKYGSPCPSPSPSSSSNPNSKNAVKLYLHIGGNTPKAKWIVSEKLTYYAFIKTSNFDAENDEDDDDDESDGKGQSSWVLKVGSKVRARVSTEMQLKMFGDQRRIDFVCKGVWALKFLTDEQYRRFVTEFQDCLFENVYGIKATEENKVKIYGKEFLGWVKPEAADDSMWEDAEDELGKSPGPATPLRSNQDLLEEFEEAANGGVQSLTLGALDNSFLVNDSGVQVYRNLRHGIHGKGVCVKFDGGNSRGSSSLSESTPKKALLMRAETNMLLMSPLKDGKPHGRGLQQLDIETGKIVTEWKFEKDGTDITMRDVTNDTKGSQLDPSESTFLGLDDNRLCQWDMRDRSGMVQNIAAASSPVLHWNQGHQFSRGTNFQCFATTGDGSIVVGSLDGKIRLYSKTSMRQAKTAFPGLGSPITHVDVTFDGKWILGTTDTYLILICTLFTDKDGKTKTGFSGRMGNRIPAPRLLKLTPLDSHLAGTDNKFHGGHFSWVTENGKQERHLVATVGKFSVIWDFQRVKNSGHACYHNQQGLKSCYCYKIVLKDESIVESRFMNDKFAFSDSPEAPLVVATPLKVSSISLAGKK
- the LOC107427049 gene encoding probable LRR receptor-like serine/threonine-protein kinase At1g67720, which codes for MSLIIFLLWVVNIPFFVHSQADPRGYLLDCGAGEKNGSSIGDLKFTTDEGFINVGNITSLKTPNLVSILSTLRYFPNDSARKYCYVIPVIKGGKYLVRTTYYYGGFDGGQEPPVFDQIVEGTKWGVVNTTEDYANGLGSYYEVMVMALGKTLSLCLARNEDTKSSPFISALELEYMDDSLYNSTDFSKYALVTVARSTFGDDGDSITFPDDKYNRMWHPFKDSNPVVESHSNITPSDFWNVPPAKAFHNAITTSRGKTLKIEWPPTSLPSAMYYISLYFQDNRSPSPYSWRVFDVFLNGKNFFLDLNVTTNGVTVYSNQWPLSGQNEIVLTPASAIPVGPVINAGEIFQIIPLGGKTLTRDVAAMEELARKFNSPPPDWSGDPCLPKENSWTGVTCSYGEHIRVVAVNLTGMRMPGLLPPDVANLTALNHLWLGGNKLSGNIPELGSLKELQTLHLEDNQFEGKVPQSLGQLPEIREIFLQDNKLNGHIPSELENKKGLSIQM
- the LOC107427050 gene encoding uncharacterized protein LOC107427050, producing MKVFEVNGSTLALSLFTDVSNSKDLLDSMQTGTLEPEVAFLNASLIPDVFPVLAAAHKSLIAKARDSLTTRTLHSELVYNYSGSKHITESLKRCGISECSTYVLAARFNASPEEMKAVEKLINGKEIDLEELRGRADNAQIQKHYKISGLELGISSLADAITCRIAARDAM